The Streptomyces sp. RKND-216 genomic sequence CGATGATGTCGGCGGGCTCGGCACGCTTGGTGTAGTCGGTGTCGACGAAGGCCCAGCGGATGATGCCGTCGCGGTCGATGACGTAGGTAGCGGGCAGCGGCAGGGTGCGGGCGTGCCCGGCATTGACGCGCTGGAGGTCGAAGCCGAACGTGTCGTAGACGGCCGCGAGGTCATCGGGTAGGTCGAAGGCGAGCCCGTACTGCTTGGCGGTGTCGGAGCCGAGATCGCTGAGGACGTCGAAGGCGAGCTCGTGCTTCTCGGTCAGCGACAGCGACTCGTCCGGGATCTGCGGAGAGGCGGCCACCAGCCGGGCGCCGCGGGCGGTGATGGCGTCGTGGTGTTCCTGTAGGGCGTGCAGGGTGATGTTGCAGTACGGGCACCAGGCACCGCGGTAGAAGGTCAGCACGACCGGCCCTTCGGCGAGGAGAGCCTTCAGCTCGACAGTGCGCCCGGTCGCCGACGGCAGGCGGAAGCCGGGTGCTGT encodes the following:
- a CDS encoding peroxiredoxin-like family protein, yielding MTLNSELRSYNEARRQDIPVHVREVMDRATRELAASGQADRALTVGDTAPGFRLPSATGRTVELKALLAEGPVVLTFYRGAWCPYCNITLHALQEHHDAITARGARLVAASPQIPDESLSLTEKHELAFDVLSDLGSDTAKQYGLAFDLPDDLAAVYDTFGFDLQRVNAGHARTLPLPATYVIDRDGIIRWAFVDTDYTKRAEPADIIAALDALD